From Spirosoma aerolatum, one genomic window encodes:
- a CDS encoding TlpA family protein disulfide reductase, with product MTIRVRSHLILPMLMNLYRFILLLIFLGFRYSLAQSLYQGPQPETLFTSASEKEFLTEFASKFKADYDAPSQYAKLQATGIDAWEMGLFDARKAQLAFYKSHPKESAFSDSFRKFVEARIRWNYWHSLLAYPIIRGNAQPSLTSLNALPSVMVEELATLNVNDESALPADSYQNFLFYYVTYFNAKARNFVKYTTADIQTSLPDKASFARQHLTGKPYQYALARLLVENCEKATPSSVRDVFNLLNATPNPAGYAMAVKTRCGEVMARKDEPIATASKKRTIAPNTFSFVNQSGEPVTLDDFKGKVVYLDVWASWCGPCRAEFPFSKQLQERLTQKQKEQIVFLYLSIDDNEDVWKRALNTLQLQGEQGLSTGGWKSRTVQYFGIQSIPRYILINKKGQIVDDNAKRPSMTDALLQDILKLTAE from the coding sequence ATGACAATCCGTGTTCGATCCCATTTAATCCTGCCAATGTTGATGAACCTGTACCGTTTTATACTCTTACTTATTTTTCTGGGATTCCGTTACAGCCTGGCGCAATCGCTTTACCAGGGCCCCCAGCCGGAAACTTTATTCACCAGTGCCTCCGAAAAAGAATTCCTGACTGAGTTTGCCAGCAAATTCAAGGCCGATTACGATGCTCCCAGCCAGTATGCGAAACTACAGGCAACCGGAATCGATGCCTGGGAAATGGGCCTGTTCGACGCCCGCAAGGCGCAGTTGGCGTTCTACAAATCCCATCCGAAGGAGAGTGCGTTTTCGGATTCGTTTCGGAAATTTGTTGAGGCCCGTATTCGCTGGAACTACTGGCATTCGCTGCTGGCGTATCCGATCATCCGTGGAAACGCACAGCCCAGTCTGACCAGCCTGAATGCACTGCCGTCTGTGATGGTTGAGGAGTTAGCAACACTCAATGTCAACGACGAATCCGCTTTACCAGCCGATTCATACCAGAATTTTCTGTTTTATTACGTTACCTACTTTAATGCCAAAGCCCGGAATTTCGTAAAATATACAACTGCCGACATCCAGACCAGCCTGCCTGATAAAGCGTCGTTTGCCCGCCAGCACTTAACCGGCAAACCCTATCAGTATGCGCTGGCCCGGTTGCTGGTCGAAAACTGTGAGAAAGCCACCCCTTCGTCGGTACGGGATGTCTTCAACCTGCTCAACGCTACGCCCAATCCGGCAGGGTATGCCATGGCTGTAAAAACCCGTTGTGGTGAGGTAATGGCCCGAAAAGATGAACCCATCGCAACAGCCTCTAAAAAACGGACGATAGCCCCGAATACGTTTTCCTTCGTTAATCAATCGGGCGAACCCGTTACACTCGACGATTTTAAAGGAAAAGTCGTTTATCTGGATGTGTGGGCAAGCTGGTGTGGCCCCTGCCGGGCTGAATTTCCCTTTTCCAAACAGCTCCAGGAACGCCTTACCCAAAAACAGAAGGAGCAGATCGTCTTCCTCTATCTATCGATCGACGATAACGAAGACGTCTGGAAGCGTGCCCTTAACACACTTCAGCTCCAGGGCGAACAGGGGCTTTCGACAGGCGGCTGGAAATCGCGGACCGTTCAGTATTTTGGCATACAGAGTATTCCCCGGTATATCCTGATCAATAAAAAAGGACAGATTGTCGATGACAATGCCAAACGGCCCAGTATGACCGACGCCCTGCTACAGGATATACTGAAACTGACGGCTGAATAG
- the hemF gene encoding oxygen-dependent coproporphyrinogen oxidase: MTTASVITKETIAHFFMELQDRICQALETADGSGRFREDAWERPGGGGGRSRVLSDGGVIEKGGVGFSAVQGEATAATLKTLNLTEPANFFATGVSIVLHPRNPMVPIIHMNVRYFEMSTGQNWFGGGIDLTPHYVVDEDAKWFHHTLKTVCDRHDPAYYAQFKSWADNYFYIPHRQETRGIGGIFFDYLKPSDEAHKAALFAFVQDVGNVFAPIYTHFMAQNRNLPFSEREKNWQLLRRGRYVEFNLVWDRGTKFGLETNGRTESILMSMPPQANWVYDYQPEPDSAEQQTLSRLKKDIDWIGR, translated from the coding sequence ATGACAACAGCTAGTGTGATTACCAAAGAAACGATCGCCCATTTCTTCATGGAACTTCAGGACCGGATCTGTCAGGCGCTGGAAACAGCCGATGGGTCGGGCCGATTCCGGGAAGATGCCTGGGAGAGGCCCGGTGGTGGGGGAGGGCGCTCGCGGGTGCTGAGTGATGGGGGTGTGATTGAAAAAGGGGGCGTTGGCTTTTCAGCCGTACAGGGCGAAGCAACGGCCGCAACCCTGAAAACACTCAATCTGACGGAGCCCGCCAATTTTTTTGCCACAGGAGTATCCATCGTCCTGCATCCCCGCAACCCGATGGTGCCCATCATTCATATGAACGTGCGGTATTTTGAAATGAGTACCGGCCAAAACTGGTTTGGCGGTGGGATTGATCTGACTCCGCACTACGTGGTTGACGAGGATGCAAAATGGTTTCATCATACCTTAAAAACGGTTTGCGACCGACATGATCCGGCCTATTATGCTCAATTTAAATCCTGGGCCGATAATTATTTTTACATCCCCCATCGGCAGGAAACTCGGGGCATTGGCGGTATTTTCTTCGACTATCTGAAACCATCCGACGAGGCTCATAAAGCAGCTTTGTTTGCCTTTGTTCAGGATGTGGGTAATGTCTTTGCGCCAATTTATACGCATTTCATGGCGCAGAATCGGAACCTTCCATTTAGCGAACGGGAGAAAAACTGGCAGTTGCTTCGTCGGGGGCGGTATGTTGAGTTTAATCTGGTTTGGGACCGGGGAACAAAATTTGGACTGGAAACCAATGGACGAACCGAATCGATATTAATGAGTATGCCGCCCCAGGCCAACTGGGTTTATGATTATCAACCCGAGCCGGATAGCGCTGAACAGCAAACCCTAAGTCGGCTGAAAAAAGACATTGACTGGATTGGCCGATAA
- a CDS encoding autorepressor SdpR family transcription factor → MNTLFKALNDPTRRQILDLLREGDLNAGDIAERFDMTKPSISHHLDLLRQAGLVEATKQGQFVNYSLNTTVMDELLAWLLSFQKAPEAEKIPLKNTP, encoded by the coding sequence ATGAATACCCTTTTCAAAGCCTTAAATGACCCAACTCGCCGGCAAATACTAGACCTGTTGCGCGAGGGCGACCTGAACGCTGGTGACATTGCCGAGCGGTTCGATATGACGAAGCCCAGTATCTCGCACCACCTCGATTTGCTGCGGCAGGCCGGGTTGGTGGAAGCCACCAAGCAGGGCCAGTTTGTGAACTACTCCCTGAACACGACGGTAATGGACGAATTGCTGGCCTGGTTGCTTAGTTTTCAGAAAGCACCCGAGGCAGAGAAAATACCCCTCAAAAATACCCCCTGA
- a CDS encoding serine hydrolase domain-containing protein, which yields MPHPFFQKSALFLLVLPVLVACHRPPVSQSVYYPPKGDWEHRAPDKVGMDAALLDQAVAFAKTMETTQMTPNFSTQEEIFGKLLGPMPSSRAATNGIVLRHGYIVAEWGDTQHPDPTYSVAKSVLSTVAGITIERGMIPDIHDPVGKLIHDGGYDSEQNKPITWENHLTQTSEWEGSLWGKNSDFVGKEAFGKGERKSRTLQKPGTFYEYNDVRINRFALSLLRLWKKPLPAVVRDEIMNPIGASDTWQYVTYPNAVAEVDGKSMPSVSGGTRWGGGLWINTRDEARFGYLFLRQGRWANRQIVSSNWVRQATTPSPHGPDYGYLWWLNTGTSSTGKKAWPDAPATSYAAIGAGSNTIWIDPEHDIVIVWRWHNGNPNELIKRVLAAIKD from the coding sequence ATGCCTCATCCTTTCTTCCAAAAATCAGCCCTCTTTCTGCTCGTACTACCGGTGCTGGTAGCCTGCCATCGCCCTCCCGTAAGCCAATCGGTTTATTACCCGCCCAAAGGTGACTGGGAACATCGTGCTCCCGACAAAGTAGGAATGGACGCAGCTCTGCTGGATCAGGCAGTTGCATTTGCCAAAACAATGGAAACCACTCAGATGACACCCAATTTTTCGACGCAGGAAGAAATCTTTGGGAAGCTGTTAGGCCCGATGCCTTCCAGCCGGGCGGCAACCAATGGCATCGTTCTCCGGCATGGCTACATCGTTGCCGAATGGGGAGATACCCAACACCCGGACCCTACCTATAGTGTAGCCAAAAGCGTATTGTCGACGGTAGCGGGGATTACGATCGAACGGGGTATGATTCCGGATATCCATGATCCGGTTGGCAAACTCATTCACGATGGTGGCTATGATTCGGAGCAGAATAAACCGATCACCTGGGAAAATCACCTCACCCAAACCAGCGAATGGGAAGGTAGTCTGTGGGGTAAGAACAGTGATTTCGTAGGGAAAGAGGCCTTTGGCAAAGGCGAACGTAAATCGCGTACGTTACAGAAGCCAGGCACCTTTTACGAATATAATGATGTTCGGATTAATCGGTTTGCCCTGTCGCTGCTGCGTTTATGGAAAAAGCCACTTCCAGCGGTTGTCCGGGATGAAATCATGAATCCAATTGGCGCTTCCGATACCTGGCAATACGTCACTTACCCGAATGCTGTAGCCGAAGTCGATGGTAAGTCGATGCCTTCGGTGAGCGGTGGTACTCGCTGGGGGGGTGGTCTCTGGATCAACACCCGCGATGAAGCGCGTTTTGGCTACCTGTTTCTGCGCCAGGGTCGCTGGGCCAATCGGCAGATTGTTTCCTCAAACTGGGTCCGGCAGGCCACTACGCCCAGCCCGCATGGCCCCGACTATGGGTATCTGTGGTGGCTCAACACGGGCACCAGTTCAACGGGTAAAAAAGCCTGGCCCGACGCCCCGGCTACGAGTTATGCTGCCATCGGTGCCGGTTCCAATACCATCTGGATCGACCCGGAGCACGATATTGTGATTGTCTGGCGATGGCATAACGGAAACCCCAATGAATTGATCAAACGTGTACTGGCAGCCATAAAAGACTGA
- a CDS encoding SdpI family protein — translation MKTTSTSTELLMIGTLLAPFIYLAIIWNQLPAQIITHYDFAGNPNDSMPKETAAVVMGAVSLVLYLTLRFLPSIDPKGRLQTTNYEKLRFVVVLAFASIVGWIWYTAQHNVAQQSVLIPLFAILGIMLAGIGNYITTVKPNWFVGIRTPWTLDSETVWRKTHRMAGRLMVVGGLLSAVLALVVPMPYGLWVIMGIILLVSFIPVVYSYIYYRQEKKHQLN, via the coding sequence ATGAAAACAACCTCCACGTCTACCGAACTGCTGATGATCGGAACTCTGCTGGCTCCTTTCATCTATCTGGCCATCATCTGGAATCAGCTTCCGGCCCAGATCATTACCCATTATGATTTTGCTGGTAATCCCAACGATTCAATGCCGAAGGAGACGGCAGCGGTCGTGATGGGGGCTGTATCGCTGGTTTTGTATCTTACCCTCCGTTTTCTACCCAGCATTGACCCCAAAGGGCGCTTGCAAACCACAAACTATGAAAAACTCCGGTTTGTGGTGGTGCTGGCCTTTGCCTCCATCGTTGGCTGGATCTGGTACACGGCCCAGCACAACGTAGCGCAGCAATCGGTACTGATTCCATTATTTGCCATATTGGGCATTATGCTGGCAGGCATCGGCAATTATATCACCACCGTAAAACCAAACTGGTTTGTGGGCATTCGCACCCCCTGGACACTCGATAGTGAGACGGTCTGGCGGAAAACACACCGCATGGCTGGTCGGCTGATGGTCGTGGGTGGCTTGTTAAGTGCGGTATTGGCACTGGTCGTACCGATGCCGTATGGACTCTGGGTCATTATGGGTATTATTTTACTGGTTTCATTCATCCCCGTCGTGTATTCGTATATCTATTACCGTCAGGAGAAAAAGCATCAGTTAAACTAA
- a CDS encoding DUF6580 family putative transport protein, producing the protein MKPLQTRLTTLSVIVLSTALFRLLPHWPNFTPVAAVALFGAATFERKWLGLAIPLIAMLLSDALIGFHGSMGAVYTSFLLTWLLGLWAGRGINSVKPSVSRIAIASVTSSILFFLITNFAVWYGSSYYPQTMPGLMGCYAAGLAFYEGSSFFLNGVFGDLFFNTILFGGYYLLQQQFTVLRPARR; encoded by the coding sequence ATGAAGCCACTCCAGACTCGACTGACTACCCTCTCGGTCATTGTTCTTTCCACTGCCCTGTTTCGTCTGCTACCCCACTGGCCTAATTTTACGCCGGTAGCTGCTGTAGCCCTTTTTGGGGCTGCTACGTTCGAACGGAAATGGCTGGGGCTGGCCATACCCCTGATAGCTATGCTCCTGAGCGACGCGCTGATTGGCTTTCACGGTAGCATGGGCGCGGTTTATACCAGCTTTCTACTGACCTGGCTGCTTGGTCTTTGGGCCGGACGAGGAATCAATTCCGTAAAGCCATCGGTCAGCCGCATTGCCATTGCTTCTGTCACCTCGTCGATCCTGTTTTTTCTAATCACCAACTTTGCCGTATGGTACGGTAGCTCATACTATCCCCAAACGATGCCTGGCCTCATGGGTTGCTATGCAGCCGGACTAGCCTTTTATGAGGGTAGTTCTTTCTTTTTGAACGGCGTATTTGGCGATCTGTTTTTCAACACGATTCTGTTCGGCGGGTATTATCTGCTTCAACAACAGTTTACAGTTCTTCGTCCAGCCCGACGCTAA
- a CDS encoding alpha/beta hydrolase family protein, with amino-acid sequence MNRFFIIIYCLLGFAWNALAQTEEPLQYKIQVPAGADLTLEGTLTLPDQAKKPFPVVLLIAGSGPTDRDCNSVYGLKSNAFKMLADSLVQKGIAVARYDKRGSGTNLKAAAAAIKSEEHRFDFYISDAVGFVRQLQADKRFSKVFVAGHSEGSLVGMLAAEEAKVAGFISIAGAGRNIAEVMKEQGRMAGNPKELQAEVDGALDSLRAGHTIHPKHPILRAQLSPKSQPGLISWMQYDPAQVLKAFQGPVLIVQGKKDLQVAVTDAERLKSARPDAQLVYFDQMNHVLKNVAGTDKMENFKTYNEPSLPITPGFATALAQFINRKK; translated from the coding sequence ATGAATCGGTTTTTCATTATAATCTATTGCCTGCTGGGCTTTGCATGGAACGCATTGGCGCAAACCGAAGAGCCATTACAGTATAAAATCCAGGTACCCGCCGGGGCTGATCTGACGCTTGAGGGAACGCTCACCTTGCCTGATCAGGCTAAAAAACCGTTTCCTGTTGTTTTGCTGATTGCAGGTTCGGGACCAACTGACCGGGATTGCAACAGTGTATACGGGCTGAAATCAAATGCGTTTAAAATGCTGGCCGACAGCCTTGTACAGAAGGGCATAGCTGTAGCCCGTTACGACAAACGGGGCTCGGGTACGAATCTGAAAGCAGCGGCAGCGGCCATAAAGTCGGAAGAGCACCGATTCGATTTTTATATCAGCGATGCCGTCGGGTTTGTTCGACAGCTACAAGCCGACAAGCGCTTTTCGAAGGTGTTTGTGGCAGGACATTCGGAAGGCTCGCTAGTGGGTATGTTGGCGGCCGAGGAAGCCAAAGTGGCCGGATTTATATCCATAGCAGGGGCAGGGCGAAACATTGCTGAGGTGATGAAAGAACAGGGCCGAATGGCCGGTAATCCGAAGGAATTACAGGCTGAGGTCGATGGGGCACTGGATTCATTGCGGGCCGGGCATACGATTCACCCGAAACATCCGATTCTGAGAGCCCAGCTATCGCCGAAATCACAGCCTGGGCTGATTTCCTGGATGCAATACGATCCGGCGCAGGTGCTGAAAGCATTTCAGGGGCCCGTGCTGATCGTGCAGGGAAAAAAAGACCTTCAGGTAGCTGTTACAGATGCCGAACGTCTGAAATCCGCCCGACCTGATGCCCAGCTTGTCTACTTTGATCAGATGAACCATGTGCTGAAAAACGTTGCGGGAACGGATAAAATGGAAAATTTTAAAACCTACAATGAGCCCTCCTTACCCATTACACCCGGTTTTGCGACGGCCCTGGCTCAATTTATCAATCGGAAGAAGTAA
- a CDS encoding AlbA family DNA-binding domain-containing protein: MTRNELDDLIRQGEHSRLEFKRQLSSAARIARTLAAFANSGGGTLLIGVADDGRIIGVSSEFREITTLEEATDRLIEPALTVSYKTLAPDGRIVLIVTVLESNEKPHYVIQDKTKRTIYVRAKDKSVPTSKLIQVSGPADAELLQSPTVRTLHQYLRKNDHITADRFAKLVNISAYRAGKLLRQLADRGVVLLVDKSRPVRYVLKLGE, encoded by the coding sequence ATGACCCGCAATGAACTTGATGATCTTATTCGGCAGGGAGAACATAGTCGATTGGAATTTAAACGGCAACTCTCTTCGGCGGCCCGCATTGCCCGGACGCTGGCTGCATTTGCAAATAGTGGCGGAGGAACGTTATTAATTGGCGTGGCGGATGATGGCAGAATAATCGGTGTGTCATCTGAATTTCGGGAAATTACCACCCTTGAAGAAGCTACCGACCGGCTCATTGAACCTGCATTGACCGTTAGTTATAAAACGCTGGCTCCTGATGGACGTATCGTGCTCATTGTTACTGTTTTGGAAAGTAATGAAAAGCCGCATTATGTGATTCAGGATAAAACAAAAAGAACTATTTATGTACGGGCAAAAGATAAATCGGTTCCGACCAGTAAATTGATTCAGGTTAGCGGTCCAGCTGATGCTGAATTGCTCCAGTCGCCGACCGTACGAACGCTACACCAATATTTACGAAAGAACGACCATATAACAGCCGACCGTTTTGCTAAACTTGTTAATATCTCGGCTTATCGGGCTGGTAAATTACTACGGCAACTGGCCGACAGGGGCGTTGTATTACTGGTGGATAAATCGAGGCCGGTTCGGTATGTGTTGAAACTGGGCGAATAA
- a CDS encoding MGH1-like glycoside hydrolase domain-containing protein, with protein MPTAERERIYERADNKGWKKWGPYLSERAWGTVREDYSPYGDAWNFVSHDMARSRAYRWGEEGIGGISDNKGHICFALAFWNHKDNILKERMFGLTGPEGNHGEDVKELYYYLDSTPTHSYMKMLYKYPQQEYPYNRLIIETMRRDRQAPEFELTDTGIFDKNEYFDIFIEYAKADQNDWLVTVTAHNRSDKEAPLTLLPTIWFRNTWAWGYEQYNTRPMLNGIANNQIEVNHKQLGKYKLYCEEADALLFCDNDTNTERLYGRPNVSKYPKDGINNYIVSGGRKGFINPNQIGTKASAQYTRKVPAGESIQVRLRFSDQTHLTHPFADFDAIWNKRLEEADAFFAELQKNVADTELRAIQRQAYAGMLWNKQFYYYNVNEWLKGDPKMPVPFQGRVYARNETWRHMYTANILSMPDKWEYPWFAAWDLAFHTLTLARLDPHFAKRQLAVILREYYMHPNGQIPAYEWNFSDVNPPVHAWATWKVYEIDRDMNGVGDVNFLERVFHKLLLNFTWWVNRKDVSGNNIFGGGFLGLDNIGVFDRSQPLPMGGRIEQADGTGWMAMYTLNMLRIACEISLTRPSYQDMASKFFEHFLHIASAMNNLGGKNISLWDEVDQFYYDVLHMPDHNARLLKIRSMVGLIPLFAVEILDEALLSKLPDFKRRVEWVLTNRPDLASLVSRWHEPGKGETHLLSLLRGHRMKMILKRMFDETEFLSDYGIRALSKYHEKTPYQFELNSEIFQVRYVAAESEMSMFGGNSNWRGPIWFPLNFPLIDSLLKFYQYYGDDFEVEYPTNSGQVMSLKEAAMHVTERLINIFRRDENGRIAAYGADPILQDNPNFQGLYLFYEYFNGDNGMGLGASHQTGWTGLIADLIEYWYKYKSEMVTVGIEK; from the coding sequence ATGCCTACTGCTGAACGCGAACGCATTTACGAACGAGCCGATAACAAAGGCTGGAAAAAATGGGGGCCTTATCTTTCTGAACGTGCCTGGGGTACGGTTCGTGAAGATTACAGTCCGTATGGCGATGCCTGGAATTTTGTGTCGCACGATATGGCCCGCTCACGAGCCTACCGCTGGGGCGAAGAAGGCATCGGCGGTATTTCCGATAACAAAGGTCACATTTGCTTTGCGCTGGCTTTCTGGAATCACAAAGACAATATTCTGAAAGAACGGATGTTTGGCCTGACCGGGCCCGAAGGCAATCATGGCGAAGATGTGAAGGAACTGTACTATTATCTGGACAGTACACCTACCCACTCGTACATGAAAATGCTGTATAAATACCCGCAGCAGGAATACCCCTACAACCGACTGATTATCGAAACCATGCGTCGGGACCGTCAGGCCCCCGAATTCGAGCTGACCGATACCGGGATATTCGATAAAAATGAGTACTTCGATATTTTTATCGAATACGCCAAGGCCGATCAAAATGACTGGCTGGTAACCGTAACCGCCCACAACCGCTCAGACAAAGAGGCCCCGTTGACGCTGTTGCCCACCATCTGGTTTCGGAATACCTGGGCCTGGGGCTACGAACAGTACAACACCCGGCCCATGCTGAATGGCATCGCCAATAACCAGATCGAGGTTAATCACAAGCAGTTGGGCAAATATAAACTCTACTGCGAAGAGGCTGACGCACTGCTTTTCTGCGATAACGATACGAATACCGAACGGCTCTACGGCCGTCCCAATGTGTCGAAATACCCGAAAGATGGTATTAATAACTACATCGTTTCAGGTGGGCGAAAAGGGTTTATCAACCCCAATCAGATCGGAACCAAGGCATCGGCTCAATATACCCGAAAAGTTCCGGCAGGCGAAAGCATCCAGGTTCGTCTACGGTTCAGCGACCAGACACATCTGACCCATCCCTTCGCCGATTTCGATGCGATCTGGAACAAACGACTCGAAGAAGCCGACGCATTTTTCGCCGAGCTCCAGAAAAATGTGGCGGATACCGAACTGCGGGCCATCCAGCGGCAAGCCTATGCGGGTATGCTCTGGAACAAGCAGTTTTACTACTACAATGTCAACGAGTGGCTCAAAGGCGACCCTAAAATGCCGGTTCCGTTTCAGGGTCGCGTGTATGCCCGCAACGAAACATGGCGGCATATGTACACGGCCAATATTCTCTCCATGCCCGACAAGTGGGAATACCCCTGGTTTGCGGCCTGGGACCTGGCTTTCCATACGCTAACCCTGGCCCGACTGGACCCTCATTTCGCCAAACGCCAGCTTGCCGTTATCCTTCGGGAATACTACATGCACCCGAATGGACAAATTCCGGCTTACGAGTGGAATTTCAGTGATGTCAACCCGCCTGTGCATGCCTGGGCAACCTGGAAGGTATACGAGATCGACCGCGACATGAACGGAGTGGGTGATGTGAACTTCCTGGAACGCGTGTTCCATAAGCTCCTGCTCAATTTTACCTGGTGGGTCAATCGGAAGGATGTATCGGGGAACAATATCTTTGGCGGTGGCTTCCTGGGGCTGGATAACATTGGAGTATTCGACCGAAGTCAGCCGCTGCCCATGGGGGGGCGTATCGAGCAGGCGGATGGTACAGGCTGGATGGCCATGTACACGCTCAATATGCTCCGAATTGCCTGTGAAATATCCCTGACCCGGCCTAGTTATCAGGACATGGCCAGCAAGTTTTTCGAGCACTTCCTACACATTGCCTCGGCCATGAATAACCTGGGTGGCAAGAATATCAGCCTCTGGGACGAAGTCGATCAGTTCTATTACGATGTACTACACATGCCCGACCACAATGCCCGGCTCCTTAAAATCCGGTCGATGGTTGGCTTGATTCCCTTATTTGCGGTCGAAATTCTGGACGAAGCCCTGCTCTCCAAACTCCCTGACTTTAAACGCCGGGTTGAATGGGTATTGACCAATCGCCCAGACCTGGCTTCGCTGGTATCGCGCTGGCACGAACCAGGTAAGGGCGAAACGCACCTGCTTAGCCTGCTGCGTGGCCACCGCATGAAGATGATCCTGAAACGGATGTTCGACGAAACCGAATTTTTATCGGACTACGGCATCCGGGCCTTATCGAAATACCACGAAAAAACGCCCTACCAGTTTGAACTGAACAGCGAGATTTTTCAGGTTCGTTATGTAGCGGCCGAGTCGGAAATGAGCATGTTTGGCGGAAACTCCAACTGGCGTGGTCCGATCTGGTTTCCGCTTAATTTTCCGCTGATCGACTCGCTCCTGAAATTTTACCAATATTATGGCGATGATTTCGAAGTCGAATACCCTACCAATTCAGGGCAGGTGATGAGCCTAAAAGAAGCCGCTATGCACGTTACCGAACGCCTTATAAACATTTTTCGACGCGACGAAAATGGCCGGATTGCGGCTTACGGAGCGGATCCAATTTTACAGGACAACCCGAATTTCCAGGGTCTGTACCTGTTCTATGAGTATTTTAACGGCGATAATGGAATGGGCCTGGGCGCTAGTCACCAAACCGGCTGGACAGGATTGATAGCGGACCTAATCGAATACTGGTACAAATACAAATCCGAAATGGTTACCGTTGGAATAGAGAAGTAA
- a CDS encoding DUF421 domain-containing protein — MKTILVSDINWHDMFVPGMSIWEVIIRGTITYWFCFLYIRFFRRGAGQLGISDLLLITLISDAAQNAMAGDYTSITEGFILVGILVTWDYAINWLGYRSVFFAKIGEPDPVLLVKNGVMLRQNMKKELITASELMGMLREQGIEQLTDVKSCYMESSGNISVITR; from the coding sequence ATGAAAACCATACTGGTATCCGACATAAACTGGCACGACATGTTTGTGCCTGGTATGTCGATTTGGGAAGTAATCATTCGCGGAACGATCACCTACTGGTTCTGCTTTCTCTACATCCGGTTTTTCCGGCGTGGAGCTGGTCAATTGGGCATTAGTGACTTATTACTGATTACGCTGATCTCGGATGCTGCCCAGAACGCCATGGCTGGTGACTACACATCCATTACCGAAGGGTTTATACTGGTCGGTATCCTGGTAACCTGGGATTATGCCATCAATTGGCTGGGGTACCGGTCTGTGTTCTTTGCCAAAATAGGGGAGCCCGATCCTGTTTTATTGGTTAAGAATGGAGTAATGCTGCGGCAGAATATGAAGAAAGAACTCATCACTGCATCGGAACTGATGGGGATGCTGCGGGAGCAGGGCATAGAGCAACTCACCGACGTAAAGTCCTGCTACATGGAAAGTAGTGGAAATATTAGTGTGATAACACGATAA
- a CDS encoding VF530 family protein, which yields MNPQPNNPLHGKTLEAILTELVDHYGWERLGRKIRINCFVSNPSIKSSLTFLRKTDWARKQVEELYRQLIGH from the coding sequence ATGAACCCTCAACCCAATAATCCATTACACGGAAAAACGCTGGAAGCCATTCTGACCGAACTGGTAGACCATTACGGCTGGGAACGATTAGGCCGAAAAATCAGGATCAACTGCTTTGTCAGCAACCCCAGCATTAAATCAAGCCTGACCTTTCTACGCAAAACGGACTGGGCCAGAAAACAGGTGGAGGAGCTTTATCGGCAACTGATTGGTCACTGA